One window of Burkholderia cepacia GG4 genomic DNA carries:
- a CDS encoding methyl-accepting chemotaxis protein, which yields MATVTPRTTNESLHPTLGAARLTLGNRILLSFGVLFVLMLVTAGVSYERLRAINTEAVSIERDSLPGVYLAASLRGAVNESFAMLQQATFVDTDPEFVQRDLARIAEALKEVESLSADYQNTMFRDDDRQRFATFRGSFDRYLPLLNDAVHKSRASHEEAVAGYTKVQPSWAEVVRNANTLVQENRKFADESAKLIRESVQDTEIVLATALAIVLLSALGLGYGLYRSVTLPMARLVEVHDVMRTGNLTRRLDLRRRDEFGTLETGFNRMADELTELVARAQQSSLQVTTSVAEIAATSREQQATANETAATTTEIGATSREIFATSRDLLRTMNEVSGVAEQSATLAGVSQSGLTRMGETMRSVMDAAGSVNAKLAILNEKALNINQVVATITKVADQTNLLSLNAAIEAEKAGEYGRGFAVVATEIRRLADQTAVATYDIEQTVKEIQSAVSAGVMGMDKFSEEVRRGMLDVQQVGGQLSQIIAEVQTLAPRFQMVNEGMQTQANGAEQITQALSQLSEAAQQTAESLRQSSQAIDDLTLVANQLRTSVSRFKVDA from the coding sequence ATGGCCACCGTGACGCCCCGCACGACCAATGAAAGCCTGCATCCGACGCTCGGCGCCGCCCGGCTGACGCTCGGCAACCGCATCCTGCTCAGCTTCGGCGTGCTGTTCGTGCTGATGCTGGTGACAGCCGGCGTGTCCTACGAGCGCTTGCGCGCGATCAACACCGAAGCCGTCAGCATCGAGCGCGACTCGCTGCCCGGCGTCTATCTCGCGGCGTCGTTGCGCGGGGCGGTCAACGAATCGTTCGCGATGTTGCAGCAGGCGACCTTCGTCGATACCGATCCCGAATTCGTGCAGCGCGATCTCGCGCGGATCGCCGAGGCGCTCAAGGAGGTCGAGTCGCTGTCGGCCGACTACCAGAACACGATGTTCCGCGATGACGACCGCCAGCGTTTCGCGACGTTTCGCGGTTCCTTCGACCGTTACCTGCCGCTGCTGAACGACGCGGTGCACAAGAGCCGCGCGTCGCACGAAGAGGCCGTCGCCGGGTATACGAAGGTGCAGCCGTCGTGGGCCGAGGTCGTGCGCAACGCGAATACGCTGGTGCAGGAGAACCGCAAGTTCGCCGACGAGTCCGCGAAGCTGATCCGTGAATCCGTGCAGGACACCGAGATCGTCCTCGCGACCGCACTGGCGATCGTGCTGCTGTCCGCGCTCGGGTTGGGCTACGGGCTGTACCGTTCGGTCACCTTGCCGATGGCGCGGCTCGTCGAGGTGCACGACGTGATGCGTACCGGCAACCTGACGCGCCGTCTCGACCTGCGTCGCCGCGACGAGTTCGGCACGCTCGAGACCGGCTTCAACCGGATGGCCGACGAACTGACCGAACTCGTCGCACGCGCGCAGCAGTCGTCGCTGCAGGTGACGACGTCGGTCGCCGAAATCGCGGCGACATCGCGCGAGCAGCAGGCGACCGCCAATGAAACCGCGGCGACGACGACCGAGATCGGCGCGACGTCGCGCGAGATCTTCGCGACGTCACGCGATTTGCTGCGCACGATGAACGAGGTGAGCGGCGTGGCCGAACAGTCGGCGACGCTCGCGGGCGTGAGCCAGAGCGGCCTCACGCGGATGGGCGAGACGATGCGCAGCGTGATGGACGCGGCCGGCTCGGTGAACGCGAAGCTCGCGATCCTCAACGAAAAGGCGCTGAACATCAACCAGGTCGTCGCGACGATCACCAAGGTGGCCGACCAGACCAACCTGCTGTCGCTGAACGCGGCGATCGAGGCCGAAAAGGCGGGCGAGTACGGCCGCGGCTTCGCGGTCGTCGCGACCGAGATCCGCCGCCTCGCCGACCAGACGGCCGTGGCGACCTACGACATCGAGCAGACGGTGAAGGAGATCCAGTCGGCCGTGTCGGCGGGGGTGATGGGGATGGACAAGTTCTCCGAGGAAGTGCGCCGCGGGATGCTCGACGTGCAGCAGGTCGGCGGGCAGCTGTCGCAGATCATCGCCGAGGTGCAGACGCTCGCACCGCGTTTCCAGATGGTCAACGAAGGGATGCAGACGCAGGCGAACGGTGCCGAGCAGATCACGCAGGCGCTGTCGCAGCTGTCGGAAGCCGCGCAGCAGACGGCCGAATCGCTGCGCCAGTCGTCGCAGGCGATCGACGACCTGACGCTGGTCGCGAACCAGTTGCGCACCAGCGTGTCGCGCTTCAAGGTCGACGCGTGA
- a CDS encoding hybrid sensor histidine kinase/response regulator: MKESIGDLAFETVFMKESSGENAPDCLESGLSVLLVDDQPFVGEVIRRALRSEHDIDLHVCTDAHRAMAVARDVKPTVILQDLVMPEIDGLELVRAWRAHADTARVPIIVLSAKEEPIVKREAFIAGANDYLVKLPDAMELTARIRYHSNSYLMSRQRDEALDFLSHDMRSPQTSILALLDVYRTEHGDMPAIMERIAGHARRALALADGFIHLTRAQSERRAHEVVSLNEIVLDAVDQLWEKAAGFGSRVVAHVPDTECVTMGDRMMLTRAVANLIDNALKYGPTGTEVHCTLSGDDGAWLIGVEDAGAGIAPEQRAAATESFVRLESVHGAARGGFGLGLAFVRATAARHRGQILMRNTARGFMVALRLPAQAER; the protein is encoded by the coding sequence ATGAAAGAATCAATTGGAGATTTGGCGTTTGAAACGGTATTTATGAAAGAATCGAGCGGTGAAAATGCGCCGGATTGTCTTGAATCGGGGCTATCGGTCCTGCTCGTCGACGATCAGCCGTTCGTCGGCGAGGTAATTCGCCGCGCGCTGCGCAGCGAGCACGACATCGACCTGCATGTGTGCACGGATGCGCACCGGGCGATGGCGGTCGCGCGCGACGTGAAGCCGACGGTCATCCTGCAGGATCTCGTGATGCCGGAAATCGACGGCCTCGAACTCGTTCGCGCGTGGCGCGCGCACGCCGATACCGCACGCGTGCCGATCATCGTGCTGTCGGCGAAAGAGGAGCCGATCGTCAAGCGCGAGGCGTTCATCGCAGGCGCGAACGACTATCTCGTGAAGCTCCCGGACGCGATGGAGCTGACCGCGCGCATCCGCTATCACTCGAATTCGTACCTGATGTCGCGGCAGCGCGACGAGGCGCTGGACTTCCTGTCGCACGACATGCGCTCGCCGCAGACGTCGATCCTGGCGCTGCTCGATGTCTACCGGACCGAACATGGCGACATGCCGGCGATCATGGAGCGCATTGCCGGTCATGCGCGGCGCGCGCTCGCGCTCGCCGACGGCTTCATCCACCTGACCCGCGCGCAGTCCGAGCGGCGCGCGCACGAGGTCGTGAGTCTCAACGAGATCGTGCTCGACGCCGTCGACCAGCTGTGGGAGAAGGCGGCCGGGTTCGGCAGCCGGGTCGTCGCGCACGTGCCCGACACCGAGTGCGTGACGATGGGTGACCGTATGATGCTCACGCGCGCGGTTGCGAACCTGATCGACAATGCGCTGAAATACGGTCCGACCGGCACGGAGGTGCATTGCACGCTGAGCGGCGACGACGGCGCATGGCTGATCGGCGTCGAGGACGCCGGCGCCGGCATCGCGCCCGAGCAGCGCGCGGCCGCGACCGAGTCGTTCGTGCGGCTCGAATCCGTGCATGGCGCGGCGCGCGGCGGCTTCGGCCTCGGGCTCGCGTTCGTCCGCGCGACGGCGGCGCGGCATCGCGGCCAGATCCTGATGCGCAATACGGCGCGCGGTTTCATGGTCGCGCTTCGGCTGCCGGCGCAAGCGGAACGGTGA
- a CDS encoding Na+/H+ antiporter, whose protein sequence is MSPVSAFKLVLLSFLAIVALECIAKRLRLPPAAALLIGGIGIAFIPGLPPINLDPELVLLVFLPPLLMDGAYFSVWEEFKHNVGGILLLAIGAVVFTTFAVGFAVHWVVPSLPWAACFALGAIVSPPDAVAAKAVLERVALPRRLMVLLEGESLLNDAAGLVLFRFAVAAALTGAFSLEHAVVRFAELGFGGVVVGFLVGKLVVWFLKLLDDDYLVVTVAVIAGWIAYIAGEMVEVSGVIATVTAGMIVGWHQHEVFSAAVRTRGTAFWQVIVFLLEALVFVLIGLSLRGAIHRLGGFEQVLATMVPPVLAVLAAVVLSRFVWIYAVEALKVPVRGIVRHGVAPDWKAATIMSWAGMRGVVTLAIALSLPEAMPGRDVILVASFAVILVTVLLQGTTIGPLIRLLRLRQREERAAHHLTEPQAWAHVEAAQLAAIQPLVRDASGKVIHPRLLEQYTYRAELTERAKNEPEYPAEVRTAHYDVVLAAIKAGRAELLRLHRSGRIHDEMLHMLERDLDLQEVSAQHARG, encoded by the coding sequence ATGTCCCCCGTCTCCGCATTCAAGCTGGTTCTGTTGTCATTCCTCGCGATCGTCGCGCTCGAATGCATCGCCAAGCGGTTGCGGTTGCCGCCTGCGGCCGCGCTGCTGATCGGCGGCATCGGCATCGCGTTCATTCCCGGTCTGCCGCCGATCAATCTCGATCCGGAACTCGTGCTGCTCGTGTTCCTGCCGCCGCTGCTGATGGACGGCGCGTATTTCTCCGTGTGGGAGGAGTTCAAGCACAACGTCGGTGGCATCCTGCTGCTCGCGATCGGCGCGGTGGTGTTCACGACGTTCGCGGTCGGCTTCGCCGTGCACTGGGTCGTGCCGTCGCTGCCGTGGGCCGCGTGCTTCGCGCTCGGCGCGATCGTGTCGCCGCCCGACGCGGTGGCCGCGAAGGCGGTGCTCGAGCGCGTCGCGCTGCCGCGCCGGCTGATGGTGCTGCTCGAAGGGGAAAGCCTGTTGAACGACGCGGCGGGCCTGGTGCTGTTCCGCTTCGCGGTCGCCGCCGCGCTGACGGGCGCGTTCAGCCTCGAGCACGCGGTCGTGCGCTTCGCCGAACTCGGGTTCGGCGGTGTCGTGGTCGGCTTCCTGGTCGGCAAGCTCGTCGTGTGGTTCCTGAAGCTGCTCGATGACGACTATCTGGTGGTCACCGTCGCCGTGATCGCCGGCTGGATCGCGTACATCGCGGGCGAGATGGTCGAGGTGTCGGGCGTGATCGCGACGGTCACGGCCGGCATGATCGTCGGCTGGCATCAGCACGAGGTGTTCTCGGCAGCCGTGCGCACGCGCGGCACCGCGTTCTGGCAGGTCATCGTGTTCCTGCTCGAAGCGCTGGTGTTCGTGCTGATCGGGCTGTCGCTGCGCGGCGCGATACACCGGCTCGGCGGCTTCGAGCAGGTGCTCGCCACGATGGTGCCGCCGGTGCTCGCGGTGCTGGCGGCGGTGGTGCTGTCACGCTTCGTGTGGATCTACGCGGTCGAGGCGCTGAAGGTGCCGGTGCGCGGGATCGTTCGGCATGGTGTCGCGCCCGACTGGAAGGCCGCGACGATCATGAGCTGGGCCGGGATGCGCGGCGTCGTGACGCTGGCGATCGCGTTGTCGTTGCCGGAAGCGATGCCGGGCCGCGACGTGATCCTGGTCGCGTCGTTCGCGGTGATCCTCGTCACCGTGCTGCTGCAGGGCACGACCATCGGGCCGCTGATCCGGCTGCTGCGTCTGCGTCAGCGCGAAGAGCGCGCCGCGCATCACCTGACCGAGCCGCAGGCGTGGGCGCATGTCGAGGCCGCGCAGCTTGCGGCGATCCAGCCGCTGGTGCGCGATGCGAGCGGCAAGGTGATTCACCCGCGCCTGCTCGAGCAATACACGTATCGCGCGGAGCTGACCGAGCGAGCGAAGAATGAGCCCGAGTATCCGGCTGAGGTACGCACCGCGCACTACGACGTCGTGCTGGCCGCCATCAAGGCCGGGCGTGCGGAACTGTTGCGCCTGCATCGTTCGGGCCGCATCCACGACGAGATGCTGCACATGCTCGAGCGCGATCTCGACCTGCAGGAGGTGTCCGCGCAGCACGCGCGCGGCTGA
- a CDS encoding aldehyde dehydrogenase family protein — MLKDTYPYYLANEAVYANTDLDVTDKFSGKVATRVALADAKAIDAAIGAAVDAAKPMRELPAYRRQAVLDHCVARFRERFDELAEALCIEAGKPINDSKGEVTRLIDTFRVASEESVRIDGEVINLEISARAQGYTGYTRRVPIGPCSFISPFNFPLNLAAHKVAPALAAGCPFVLKPASRTPIGALIIGEVLAETDLPKGAFSVLPAHRDGADLFTTDERFKLLSFTGSPAVGWALKEKAGKKKVVLELGGNAAAIVDADQRAQLDYVVDRLAFGAYYQSGQSCIGVQRILVHADLYDVLRDKLVAKTRALKMGDPKDPSTFVGPMISESESHRLSGWMDAAVAAGAKIVAGGKVDGAMFEATLLENVGREQDLYRKEAFGPVAILEKFDRFDDALARVNDSDFGLQAGVFTDSLAHAQRAWDELEVGGVVINDVPSFRVDNMPYGGVKDSGLGREGIRYAIEDMTEPRLMVVRRR, encoded by the coding sequence ATGCTGAAGGATACCTATCCGTATTACCTCGCCAACGAAGCCGTTTACGCGAACACCGATCTCGACGTGACCGACAAGTTCAGCGGCAAGGTCGCGACGCGCGTCGCGCTGGCCGACGCGAAGGCGATCGATGCGGCCATCGGCGCGGCGGTCGACGCCGCGAAGCCGATGCGCGAACTGCCGGCCTACCGGCGGCAGGCGGTACTCGACCACTGCGTCGCCCGCTTTCGCGAGCGTTTCGACGAACTGGCCGAGGCGCTGTGCATCGAGGCCGGCAAGCCGATCAACGATTCGAAGGGCGAAGTGACGCGGCTGATCGACACGTTCCGCGTCGCGTCCGAGGAATCGGTGCGCATCGACGGCGAAGTGATCAACCTCGAGATCTCCGCGCGTGCACAAGGCTATACCGGCTATACGAGGCGCGTGCCGATCGGCCCGTGCTCGTTCATCTCGCCGTTCAACTTCCCGCTGAACCTCGCCGCGCACAAGGTCGCGCCCGCGCTGGCCGCCGGCTGTCCGTTCGTGCTGAAGCCCGCGAGCCGCACGCCGATCGGCGCGCTGATCATCGGCGAGGTGCTCGCGGAAACCGATCTGCCGAAGGGGGCGTTCTCGGTGCTGCCCGCGCATCGCGACGGTGCGGACCTGTTCACGACCGACGAGCGTTTCAAGCTGCTGTCGTTCACGGGCTCGCCGGCCGTGGGCTGGGCGCTGAAGGAGAAGGCCGGCAAGAAGAAGGTCGTGCTGGAACTCGGCGGCAACGCGGCGGCGATCGTCGACGCCGACCAGCGCGCGCAGCTCGACTACGTGGTCGACCGTCTCGCGTTCGGCGCGTACTACCAGTCGGGGCAGAGCTGTATCGGCGTGCAGCGGATCCTCGTGCATGCGGACCTGTACGACGTGCTGCGCGACAAGCTGGTCGCGAAGACGCGTGCGCTGAAGATGGGCGATCCGAAGGATCCGTCGACGTTTGTCGGCCCGATGATCTCCGAATCCGAATCGCACCGGCTGTCGGGCTGGATGGACGCGGCCGTCGCGGCGGGCGCGAAGATCGTCGCGGGCGGCAAGGTCGACGGCGCGATGTTCGAGGCGACGCTGCTGGAGAACGTCGGCCGTGAACAGGACCTGTACCGCAAGGAGGCGTTCGGCCCCGTCGCGATCCTCGAGAAATTCGACCGCTTCGACGACGCGCTGGCACGCGTGAACGACAGCGACTTCGGGCTGCAGGCCGGCGTGTTCACCGATTCGCTTGCGCATGCGCAGCGCGCGTGGGACGAACTGGAGGTGGGCGGCGTCGTGATCAACGACGTGCCGTCGTTCCGTGTCGACAACATGCCGTATGGCGGCGTGAAGGATTCGGGGCTCGGCCGCGAAGGGATCCGCTACGCGATCGAGGACATGACCGAGCCGCGCCTGATGGTCGTGCGGCGCCGCTAG
- a CDS encoding acetolactate synthase large subunit codes for MKASDLFVKALEAEGVEYVFGIPGEENLDLLESLRRSKIKLVLTRHEQAAGFMAATYGRLTGRTGVCLATLGPGATNFVTAAAYAQLGGMPMLMITGQKPIKSSKQGHFQIVDVVDMMQPLTKFTRQIVSIGNIPSAVREAFRRAEEERPGAAHLELPEDIAHEEGDGKPIPRSYSRRPVAEEKAVAHAVDAIQAARHPLLMIGAGGNRKTTCKMLLEFVDKTGIPFFTTQMGKGVIDETHPLWLGNATLSDGDFVHRAIEHADCIINVGHDVIEKPPFFMRADEKTVIHVNFLGAQVDPVYFPQIEVVGDIANAVWQMKEAVTPQPHWDFARFAMIKGHFDAHLQKGQHDPRFPMYPVRIVNDLYTALPLDGIVCLDNGMYKIWFARYWRAHEPNSLLLDNALASMGAGLPSAIATKIVHPQRKVIAVCGDGGFMMNSQELETAVRLKLDIVVMILRDDAFGMIRWKQENMNFPDFAMTLKNPDFVSYARSYGAHGHRVEAADDLEPLLRDCFATPGVHVIDVPIDYSDNERVLNREIKRLSAQL; via the coding sequence ATGAAAGCATCGGATCTGTTCGTGAAGGCGCTGGAAGCCGAAGGCGTCGAGTATGTGTTCGGCATTCCCGGCGAGGAAAACCTCGATCTGCTCGAATCGCTGCGGCGATCGAAGATCAAGCTCGTGCTGACCCGGCACGAACAGGCGGCCGGGTTCATGGCCGCCACCTACGGCCGCCTGACGGGCCGTACCGGTGTGTGTCTCGCGACGCTCGGGCCGGGCGCGACCAACTTCGTGACGGCCGCCGCGTATGCGCAGCTCGGCGGCATGCCGATGCTGATGATCACCGGGCAGAAGCCGATCAAGTCGAGCAAGCAGGGCCACTTCCAGATCGTCGACGTGGTCGACATGATGCAGCCGCTCACGAAGTTCACGCGGCAGATCGTGTCGATCGGCAACATCCCGTCGGCCGTGCGCGAGGCGTTCCGCCGCGCGGAGGAGGAGCGTCCGGGCGCCGCGCATCTCGAACTGCCGGAAGACATCGCGCACGAGGAAGGCGACGGCAAGCCGATCCCGCGCAGCTACAGCCGGCGGCCGGTGGCCGAGGAGAAGGCGGTCGCGCATGCGGTCGACGCGATCCAGGCCGCGCGCCATCCGCTGTTGATGATCGGCGCGGGCGGCAACCGCAAGACGACCTGCAAGATGCTGCTCGAATTCGTCGACAAGACGGGCATCCCGTTCTTCACGACGCAGATGGGCAAGGGCGTGATCGACGAGACGCATCCGCTGTGGCTCGGCAACGCGACGCTGTCCGACGGCGACTTCGTGCACCGCGCGATCGAGCATGCGGACTGCATCATCAACGTCGGGCACGACGTGATCGAGAAGCCGCCGTTTTTCATGCGCGCGGACGAAAAGACCGTCATCCACGTGAACTTCCTCGGCGCGCAGGTCGATCCCGTCTACTTCCCGCAGATCGAGGTGGTCGGCGACATCGCGAACGCGGTGTGGCAGATGAAGGAAGCGGTGACGCCGCAGCCGCACTGGGATTTCGCGCGCTTCGCAATGATCAAGGGGCATTTCGACGCGCACCTGCAGAAGGGCCAGCACGACCCGCGCTTCCCGATGTATCCGGTGCGGATCGTCAACGACCTGTACACCGCGCTGCCGCTCGACGGGATCGTCTGCCTCGACAACGGGATGTACAAGATCTGGTTCGCGCGCTACTGGCGTGCGCACGAGCCGAACTCGCTGCTGCTCGACAACGCGCTCGCGTCGATGGGCGCGGGCCTGCCGTCGGCGATCGCGACGAAGATCGTGCATCCGCAGCGCAAGGTGATCGCCGTGTGCGGCGACGGCGGTTTCATGATGAATTCGCAGGAACTCGAAACGGCCGTGCGGCTGAAGCTCGACATCGTCGTGATGATCCTGCGCGATGATGCTTTCGGGATGATCCGCTGGAAGCAGGAAAACATGAACTTCCCCGATTTCGCGATGACGCTGAAGAACCCCGATTTCGTGTCGTATGCGCGGAGCTACGGCGCGCACGGGCATCGCGTCGAAGCGGCCGACGATCTCGAGCCGCTGCTGCGCGACTGCTTCGCCACGCCGGGCGTGCATGTGATCGACGTGCCGATCGACTATTCGGACAACGAGCGCGTGCTCAATCGCGAAATCAAGCGCCTGTCGGCGCAACTCTGA
- a CDS encoding type II toxin-antitoxin system RelE/ParE family toxin → MPYSAPTFSIRTTDVFDAWFAGLPDRVARRRIQARIDRLSMGNPGDWKSAGSPVVEMRIDHGPGYRVYYVRRGTIWVILLCGGDKSTQQADIRAAHAMLARLDLE, encoded by the coding sequence ATGCCCTACAGTGCGCCTACATTCAGCATCCGGACCACCGACGTCTTCGACGCGTGGTTTGCCGGCCTGCCGGATCGCGTCGCCCGGCGACGCATCCAGGCGCGCATCGATCGCCTGTCGATGGGCAATCCGGGCGACTGGAAATCCGCCGGCTCCCCCGTCGTCGAAATGCGGATCGACCACGGCCCCGGCTATCGCGTCTATTACGTCAGGCGCGGAACGATATGGGTGATCCTGCTCTGCGGCGGCGACAAGTCGACGCAACAGGCGGACATCCGCGCCGCGCACGCGATGCTCGCGCGGCTCGACCTGGAGTGA
- a CDS encoding addiction module antidote protein: MDKIKTRPWDSAEHLKTDDDMADYFEACLQEAGDDPAFIAHALGVIARARGMSQVARDAGLSREGLYKALSHDGNPSFGTILKVIKALGLQLHGAKAHA; the protein is encoded by the coding sequence ATGGACAAGATCAAGACCCGGCCGTGGGATTCGGCCGAACACCTGAAAACCGACGACGACATGGCCGACTACTTCGAGGCCTGTCTGCAGGAAGCCGGCGACGACCCGGCCTTCATCGCGCATGCGCTCGGCGTGATCGCCCGCGCGCGCGGCATGTCGCAGGTCGCGCGCGACGCGGGCCTGTCGCGCGAAGGGCTGTACAAGGCACTGTCGCACGACGGCAATCCGAGCTTCGGCACGATCCTGAAGGTCATCAAGGCGCTCGGCCTGCAACTGCACGGCGCGAAGGCGCACGCATGA
- a CDS encoding DUF445 domain-containing protein, with product MTPDKALELKQSKRRALWLLLAAVAVFVTMIMLPRGPWVDGFKAVAEAAMVGALADWFAVVALFRRVPIPFVSRHTEIIPKNKDKIADNLAVFVREKFLGPDALAAQIRQHDPAQKLAAWLGEPANTDALGSYVTKLMSFALDMTDDARIQSFVHDAFRAVIDRVDLSQSAGAILDTLTKDGRHQALLDYAIEQVVDVLDKEENREVIADFIVEWLKTQYPKVEKLMPTQWFGENGARMLASAVSRVLEGVAADPEHELRQRFNRTVVRLTERLKHDPAFIAKGDEIKRYIRDGDAFNEYARDLWDQLRAWLKADLARADSALHRQAATLGGWLGARLAESPALRASLNEHVEKAVHEMAPDFADFLMRHIRDTVRNWDAREMSRQIELNIGKDLQYIRINGTLVGGLIGFGLYLVSLLPRWVGGWLH from the coding sequence ATGACGCCAGACAAAGCCCTCGAACTGAAACAAAGCAAGCGCCGCGCGTTATGGCTGCTGCTGGCCGCCGTCGCGGTGTTCGTCACGATGATCATGCTGCCGCGCGGCCCGTGGGTCGACGGTTTCAAGGCGGTGGCCGAGGCCGCGATGGTCGGCGCGCTCGCCGACTGGTTTGCGGTGGTCGCGCTGTTCCGTCGCGTGCCGATCCCGTTCGTGTCGCGCCACACCGAAATCATTCCGAAGAACAAGGACAAGATCGCCGACAACCTCGCGGTGTTCGTGCGCGAGAAATTCCTCGGTCCCGACGCGCTCGCCGCGCAGATTCGCCAGCACGATCCCGCGCAGAAGCTCGCCGCGTGGCTCGGCGAGCCGGCGAACACCGACGCGCTCGGCAGCTACGTGACGAAGCTGATGAGCTTCGCGCTCGACATGACCGACGACGCGAGGATCCAGTCGTTCGTCCACGATGCGTTCCGCGCGGTGATCGACCGGGTCGACCTGTCGCAGTCGGCCGGCGCGATTCTCGACACGCTGACGAAGGATGGCCGCCACCAGGCGCTGCTCGACTACGCGATCGAACAGGTGGTCGACGTGCTCGACAAGGAGGAGAACCGCGAGGTGATCGCGGACTTCATCGTCGAATGGCTGAAGACGCAATACCCGAAGGTCGAGAAGCTGATGCCGACGCAGTGGTTCGGCGAGAACGGCGCGCGGATGCTGGCGAGCGCGGTGAGCCGCGTGCTCGAAGGCGTGGCTGCGGATCCCGAGCACGAGTTGCGGCAGCGCTTCAACCGCACGGTCGTGCGCCTGACCGAGCGGCTGAAGCATGATCCGGCGTTCATCGCGAAGGGTGACGAGATCAAGCGCTACATCCGCGACGGCGACGCGTTCAACGAGTACGCGCGCGATCTGTGGGATCAGTTGCGTGCATGGCTGAAGGCTGATCTCGCGCGCGCCGATTCGGCGCTGCACCGGCAGGCCGCGACGCTCGGCGGCTGGCTCGGCGCGCGGCTCGCAGAGAGCCCGGCGCTGCGCGCATCGCTGAACGAGCACGTCGAGAAAGCCGTGCACGAGATGGCGCCGGATTTCGCGGATTTCCTGATGCGTCACATTCGCGACACGGTGCGCAACTGGGATGCGCGGGAGATGTCGCGGCAGATCGAGCTGAACATCGGCAAGGACCTGCAGTACATCCGCATCAACGGCACGCTGGTCGGCGGGCTGATCGGGTTCGGGCTGTATCTGGTCTCGCTGCTGCCGCGCTGGGTGGGCGGCTGGCTGCATTGA